One region of Thunnus albacares chromosome 20, fThuAlb1.1, whole genome shotgun sequence genomic DNA includes:
- the LOC122971025 gene encoding myosin heavy chain, fast skeletal muscle-like, translating to MSLDAEMSVFGEAAPYLRRPERERIEAQNRPFDAKTAVFAVDPKELFVKGTLQRKEGGKATVKTEAGQVVTVKDDEVFPMNPPKFDKIEDMAMMTHLNEAAVLYNLKERYAAWMIYTYSGLFCVTVNPYKWLPVYNQEVVVAYRGKKRMEAPPHIFSISDNAYQFMLTDRENQSILITGESGAGKTVNTKRVIQYFATIAGSGDRKKDVATSGKLQGNLEDQIISANPLLEAFGNAKTVRNDNSSRFGKFIRIHFGTSGKLASADIETYLLEKSRVTFQLCAERSYHIFYQIMSNKKPELIETLLITTNPYDFPFISQGEISVASIDDSEELMATDSAIDILGFTGEERIGIYKLTGAVIHYGNMKFKQRQREEQAEPDGTEVADKAAYLMGLNSADLLKALCYPRVKVGNEYVTKGQTVQQVYNSIGALAKSVYEKMFLWMVLRINQMLDTKQPRQFFIGVLDIAGFEIFDYNSLEQLCINFTNEKLQQFFNHHMFVLEQEEYKKEGIEWEFIDFGMDLAACIELIEKPMGIFSILEEECMFPKASDITFKNKLYDQHLGKSSNFQKPKPVRGKAEAHFSLVHYAGTVDYSITGWLDKNKDPLNETVVQLYQKASLKLLAFLYCSYASTDENTGTGASAKKAAKKKGSSFQTVSALFRENLGKLMTNLRSTHPHFVRCLIPNESKTPGVMQHHLVIHQLRCNGVLEGIRICRKGFPSRILYGDFKQRYKVLNASVIPEGQFIDNKKAAEKLLGSIDVDHTQYKFGHTKVFFKAGLLGLLEEMRDEKLASLITITQALCRGFLRRKEFQKMMQRRESIYIVQYNIRSFMNVKHWPWMKLYFKIKPLLRSAETEKEMAIMKEEFAKCKEDLTKAETKRKELEAKMVSLLQEKNDLCLQIQSESESLADAEERCEGLIKNKILLEAKAKELSERLEDEEEVNAELTAKKRKLEDECSELKKDIDDMELTLVKVEKEKHATENKVKNLTEEMSSLDDTIAKLSKEKLALQEAHHQTLDDLQAEEDKVNSLTKAKVKLEQQVDDLEGSLEQEKKVRMDVERAKRKLEGDLKLTQESMMDLENDKQQLEERLKKKDFEFNQLVSKIEDEQSVAMQSQKRIKELQSRIEELEEEIEVERVARAKVEKQRSDLSRELEEISERLEEAGGATTAQIEMNKKREAEFQKLRRDLEESTLHHEATASALRKKHADSVAELGEQIDNLQRVKQKLEKEKSEYKMEIDDLSSNIEVTVKAKINYEKLCHSLEDQLSEYKTKHDENTRLITEINAHRARLQNENGEFSRLLEEKEALLSQVSRAKLAFTQQIEELKRQVEEETKAKNALAHALQSARHDCDLLREQFEEEQEAKAELQRAMSKANSEVAQWRTKYETDAIQRNDELEEAKKKLAQRLQEAEEAIEAVNAKCSSLEKTKQRLQGEVEDLMVDVERANAQAAALDKKQRSFDKILSEWKQKYEESQAELEGSQKESRCLSTELFKMKNSYEEALEQLEVLKRENKNLQQEISDLTEQLGENGKAIHELEKTKKQIETEKTEIQAALEEAEASLEHEESKILRIQLELTQIKGEVDRRVAEKDEEIDQMKRNHQRTVETMQSALDAETRSKNDALRIRKKMEADLNEMEIQLSHANRQAAEAQKQLRNIQAHLKEQTLHLDEALRSQEDLKEQVVMVERRSSLMQAEVEELRAALEQSDRSRKLAEQELTDACERVALLHSQNTSLLNSKRKLDADVSQLQGEVEDAIQEARNAEEKAKKAITDAAMMAEELKKEQDTSSHLERMKKNLEVSVKDLQHRLDEAENLALKGGKKQLQKLEARVRELEGEVESEQLRAADAVKGIRKYERRVKELSYQTEEDKKTVLRLQDLVDKLQLKVKAYKRQNEEAEEQANTHLAKLRKVQHELEEAQERADIAESQVNKLRTKSREFGKAADSE from the exons ATGAGTTTGGACGCTGAGATGAGTGTATTTGGGGAGGCAGCCCCGTACCTGAGGAGGCCCGAACGGGAGAGAATCGAAGCCCAAAATAGGCCCTTCGATGCCAAAACTGCAGTGTTTGCAGTGGATCCAAAGGAGCTGTTTGTCAAAGGCACTCTGCAAAGAAAAGAGGGCGGAAAAGCAACAGTTAAAACTGAAGCAGGACAG GTTGTAACAGTGAAGGATGACGAAGTCTTCCCCATGAACCCACCCAAGTTTGACAAGATCGAGGACATGGCCATGATGACCCACCTCAATGAGGCCGCTGTGCTGTATAACCTCAAAGAGCGCTATGCAGCATGGATGATCTAT ACCTATTCTGGGTTGTTCTGTGTCACTGTGAACCCTTACAAGTGGCTCCCAGTGTACAACCAAGAGGTAGTGGTGGCCTACAGGGGCAAAAAGCGCATGGAGGCTCCCCCACAcatcttctccatctctgacaaCGCCTATCAGTTCATGCTCACTG ACAGAGAAAACCAGTCTATCCTTATCAC CGGAGAATCAGGTGCAGGAAAGACTGTCAACACCAAACGTGTCATCCAGTACTTTGCGACAATCGCAGGGTCTGGGGACAGGAAAAAAGATGTTGCTACCTCTGGCAAATTGCAG GGGAATCTGGAGGATCAGATCATCTCTGCTAACCCACTGCTGGAAGCTTTTGGAAATGCCAAGACTGTCAGAAATGATAACTCTTCACGTTTT GGCAAATTCATAAGAATCCACTTTGGAACCTCAGGAAAACTGGCTTCTGCTGATATTGAAACTT ATTTGTTGGAAAAATCCAGAGTAACGTTTCAGCTGTGTGCAGAGAGGAGTTACCATATTTTCTACCAGATCATGTCCAACAAGAAGCCAGAGCTGATAG aGACTCTCCTCATCACCACCAACCCCTACGACTTCCCATTTATCAGCCAGGGGGAGATCAGTGTGGCCAGTATTGATGATAGTGAGGAGCTGATGGCCACGGAT AGTGCTATTGACATCCTAGGCTTcactggagaggagaggattgGCATTTATAAACTAACAGGTGCTGTGATACATTATGGGAATATGAAATTcaagcagaggcagagagaggagcaggCAGAGCCAGACGGGACAGAGG tgGCTGACAAAGCAGCTTACTTGATGGGTCTAAACTCTGCAGACCTGCTGAAGGCGCTGTGTTACCCTAGAGTGAAGGTTGGAAATGAGTATGTAACCAAAGGGCAGACTGTTCAACAG GTCTACAATTCCATTGGTGCTTTGGCCAAATCAGTCTATGAGAAGATGTTTCTGTGGATGGTCCTCCGCATAAATCAGATGCTGGACACCAAACAACCCAGGCAGTTCTTTATTGGGGTCCTGGATATTGCTGGGTTTGAAATCTTTGAT tATAACAGTCTGGAACAGCTGTGTATCAATTTCACCAATGAGAAACTGCAACAGTTTTTCAACCATCACATGTTTGTGCTGGAGCAAGAAGAGTACAAGAAGGAAGGCATCGAGTGGGAGTTCATTGACTTTGGGATGGACCTGGCTGCCTGTATAGAGCTCATTGAAAAG CCAATGGGCATCTTTTCCATCCTTGAAGAGGAGTGTATGTTCCCCAAGGCATCAGACATTACCTTCAAAAACAAGCTGTATGACCAACATCTTGGGAAATCCAGCAATTTTCAGAAGCCCAAGCCTGTCAGAGGCAAGGCTGAGGCTCACTTCTCCCTTGTGCACTATGCTGGCACTGTGGACTACAGCATCACAGGCTGGTTGGACAAAAACAAGGATCCACTCAATGAAACTGTAGTCCAACTCTACCAGAAAGCCAGCCTCAAACTGCTGGCCTTTCTCTATTGTTCCTATGCTTCAACTGATG AGAACACTGGTACTGGTGCTTCTGCAAAGAAAGCAGCAAAGAAGAAGGGCTCATCCTTCCAGACTGTGTCAGCCCTCTTCAGG GAGAACCTGGGAAAGCTAATGACAAATCTCAGGAGCACCCATCCTCATTTTGTTAGGTGTCTCATTCCAAATGAAAGTAAAACTCCAG GGGTTATGCAACACCATCTGGTTATCCATCAACTGCGATGTAATGGTGTGCTGGAAGGAATCAGGATCTGCAGGAAGGGCTTCCCCAGTAGAATCCTGTACGGGGATTTCAAGCAAAG GTACAAAGTATTGAATGCCAGTGTGATCCCTGAAGGACAATTCATTGACAACAAGAAAGCTGCTGAGAAGCTCTTGGGATCTATCGATGTGGATCACACACAGTATAAGTTTGGTCATACAAAG GTGTTCTTCAAAGCAGGGCTTTTGGGTCTACTagaagagatgagggatgaAAAACTGGCCTCTCTCATAACCATTACTCAAGCCTTGTGTCGTGGCTTCCTCAGAAGGAAAGAGTTTCAGAAAATGATGCAGAGGAG AGAATCCATATACATTGTCCAGTACAACATTCGCTCCTTCATGAATGTAAAACATTGGCCATGGATGAAGCTCTACTTCAAGATCAAGCCACTCTTGAGGAGTGCTGAGACTGAGAAGGAGATGGCCATCATGAAAGAGGAATTTGCCAAGTGTAAAGAAGATTTAACCAAAGCTGAGACCAAAAGGAAGGAGCTGGAAGCCAAAATGGTTTCCCTGCTTCAGGAGAAGAATGACTTGTGCTTGCAGATTCAATCT GAAAGTGAGAGTCTGGCAGATGCAGAGGAAAGATGTGAGGGACTCATAAAGAACAAGATTTTGCTGGAAGCCAAAGCCAAAGAACTCAGTGAGAGACtagaggacgaggaggaggtgAATGCCGAGCTTACTGCTAAGAAGAGGAAGCTAGAGGACGAGTGCTCTGAGCTGAAGAAAGACATTGATGACATGGAGCTCACCTTGGTTAAAGTGGAGAAGGAGAAACATGCCACTGAAAACAAG GTGAAGAATCTGACTGAGGAGATGTCCTCTCTTGATGATACCATCGCCAAGTTATCTAAGGAGAAGTTGGCCCTGCAAGAGGCACACCACCAGACACTGGATGACCTGCAAGCAGAGGAAGACAAAGTCAACTCTCTAACTAAAGCCAAGGTCAAGCTAGAGCAACAAGTTGATGAT CTTGAGGGCTCTCTGGAGCAAGAGAAAAAGGTCCGGATGGATGTTGAAAGGGCCAAAAGGAAGCTTGAAGGAGATCTGAAACTAACTCAAGAATCCATGATGGATTTGGAAAATGACAAGCAACAGCTAGAGGAACGTCTTAAAAA AAAAGACTTTGAGTTCAACCAACTTGTATCCAAAATCGAGGATGAGCAGAGTGTGGCTATGCAATCTCAGAAGAGGATCAAGGAACTTCAG tcACGCATTGAAGAGCTAGAGGAGGAGATTGAAGTGGAGCGTGTTGCCAGGGCCAAGGTGGAAAAACAGAGGTCAGATCTCTCCAGGGAGCTTGAGGAGATCAGTGAGAGGCTGGAGGAAGCTGGAGGAGCCACCACCGCTCAGATAGAGATGAACAAGAAGCGAGAGGCTGAGTTTCAGAAACTGAGACGAGACCTCGAAGAGTCGACCCTCCACCACGAGGCCACCGCTTCAGCTTTGAGGAAGAAACATGCTGACAGTGTGGCTGAGTTGGGAGAGCAGATCGACAATCTGCAACGGGTCAAACAGAAACTGGAGAAGGAAAAGAGTGAGTACAAGATGGAGATTGATGACCTTTCCAGCAACATAGAGGTCACAGTCAAGGCAAAG ATTAATTATGAGAAGCTGTGCCACTCTCTGGAAGACCAACTGAGTGAATACAAGACGAAACATGATGAGAACACCCGTCTgatcactgaaataaatgctCACAGGGCAAGACTTCAGAATGAAAATG GTGAGTTTTCTCGTCTTCTCGAGGAGAAAGAAGCATTACTCTCCCAGGTGTCGAGGGCTAAGCTTGCCTTCACCCAACAAATTGAGGAACTCAAGAGACAGGTTGAGGAGGAAACCAAG GCTAAGAATGCCCTCGCCCATGCTCTCCAATCTGCCCGTCATGACTGTGATCTGCTGAGGGAGCAGTTTGAGGAGGAACAGGAGGCCAAGGCTGAGCTCCAGAGAGCGATGTCCAAGGCCAACAGTGAGGTGGCCCAGTGGAGAACCAAATATGAGACTGATGCCATCCAGCGCAATGATGAGCTGGAGGAGGCAAA GAAAAAGCTTGCTCAACGTTTGCAAGAGGCTGAGGAGGCCATTGAGGCTGTGAATGCCAAGTGCTCGTCTTTAGAGAAGACAAAGCAGAGACTGCAAGGAGAGGTGGAAGACCTCATGGTTGATGTGGAAAGGGCAAATGCTCAAGCAGCTGCCCTGGATAAAAAGCAGAGAAGCTTTGATAAG ataCTTTCTGAATGGAAGCAGAAGTATGAGGAGAGTCAGGCTGAGCTGGAAGGGTCACAGAAGGAGTCTCGCTGCCTCAGCACTGAGCTCTTCAAAATGAAGAACTCTTATGAGGAAGCTCTGGAGCAACTTGAGGTTCTCAAACGAGAGAATAAAAACCTACAAC agGAAATCTCTGATCTGACTGAGCAACTTGGAGAGAATGGTAAAGCCATTCACGAGCTGGAGAAGACTAAGAAACAAATTGAGACTGAGAAGACAGAGATCCAGGCAGCTTTAGAGGAGGCTGAG GCTTCTCTGGAGCACGAGGAATCCAAAATTCTCCGTATCCAGCTGGAGCTCACTCAAATCAAGGGAGAGGTCGACCGCAGGGTGGCAGAGAAGGATGAGGAGATTGATCAGATGAAACGCAACCACCAGCGCACTGTAGAAACAATGCAGTCCGCCTTGGACGCTGAGACACGCAGCAAGAATGATGCCCTGAGAATCAGGAAGAAGATGGAGGCTGACCTCAATGAGATGGAGATCCAGCTGAGCCACGCCAATCGGCAGGCCGCTGAAGCCCAGAAGCAGCTGAGGAACATACAAGCTCACCTCAAA gaaCAAACCCTTCACCTGGATGAGGCCCTGCGGAGCCAGGAGGACCTGAAGGAGCAGGTGGTCATGGTGGAGCGCAGGAGCAGCCTGATGCAGGCAGAGGTGGAGGAGCTCAGAGCTGCTCTGGAACAGTCGGACAGAAGCCGCAAATTAGCTGAACAGGAACTGACTGATGCCTGTGAGAGAGTCGCGCTGCTGCACTCTCAG AACACCAGTCTCCTCAACTCCAAGAGGAAGCTGGATGCAGATGTCAGCCAGCTGCAGGGCGAAGTGGAGGACGCAATCCAAGAGGCTCGCAATGCAGAGGAGAAAGCCAAGAAGGCAATCACTGAT GCAGCCATGATGGCAGAGGAGCTGAAGAAAGAGCAGGACACCAGCAGCCACctggagaggatgaagaagaaccTGGAGGTCTCTGTGAAGGATCTGCAGCACCGTCTGGATGAGGCTGAGAACCTGGCTTTGAAGGGGGGCAAGAAGCAGCTCCAGAAACTGGAGGCTCGG GTGCGTGAACTAGAAGGCGAAGTGGAAAGTGAGCAGTTAAGAGCTGCTGATGCTGTCAAGGGAATCCGTAAATACGAGCGGCGAGTCAAGGAGCTCAGTTACCAGACTGAAGAGGACAAGAAGACTGTTCTGAGACTGCAGGACCTGGTAGACAAACTGCAACTTAAAGTGAAGGCATATAAACGGCAGAATGAAGAAGCT GAGGAGCAGGCCAATACTCATCTTGCTAAGTTGAGGAAAGTGCAGCATGAGCTGGAAGAGGCGCAGGAGCGGGCAGACATCGCTGAGTCTCAAGTCAACAAGTTGAGAACCAAGAGCAGAGAGTTTGGAAAG GCTGCTGACTCTGAGTAG
- the adprm gene encoding manganese-dependent ADP-ribose/CDP-alcohol diphosphatase → MIAVIARYLSQIVPSSCRTIEEVKQRIKQHRPGWMSSCETVEGFLHRSLFRYSRRSPASVIISTQTPRMDDCCQQTPLFTFGVIADIQYADIDDGFNYSRTRKRYYRSSLQLLKNAQESWSESAVRPEFILQLGDIIDGFNKGHDASERALDSVLREFSSSPVEVHHVWGNHEFYNFSRSALLRSKLNSTLHTDRSFSGAQAGGDIYAYHFSPFHGFRFVVLDAYDVSLLGRDESSEQYNTALNLIKQYNNNEDLNCPPVCGNLEQRFTKFNGGFSKDQLDWLDSVLSSADEKGEKVTIVSHLPVHPHSTDPICLAWNFDELLDIIRSHFSVVCFMAGHDHDGGYHRDKDTGVHHLTLEGVIETPPHSNAFGTVSVYEDRMVLKGKGRITDREFLFP, encoded by the exons ATGATTGCAGTTATTGCGCGTTACCTGTCACAAATAGTACCTTCATCGTGTAGGACGATAGAGGAAGTGAAACAGCGCATCAAACAGCACCGGCCTGGTTGGATGTCATCATGTGAGACGGTTGAAGGTTTCCTACATAGGTCCCTCTTCAGATACAGTCGGCGCTCTCCAGCATCAGTTATTATTTCAACGCAAACGCCGAGAATGGACGACTGTTGTCAGCAGACGCCACTGTTTACATTCGGCGTGATAGCTGACATTCAGTACGCAGATATCGACGACGGCTTCAATTACTCCCGGACGAGGAAGCGGTACTACAGGAGCAGCCTTCAGCTACTGAAAAATGCCCAGGAAAGTTGGTCCGAGTCGGCTGTCAGGCCAGAGTTCATCCTCCAGCTGGGAGACATTATCGATGGTTTTAACAAGGGCCACGACGCCTCTGAGCGGGCCCTGGACAGCGTGCTGAGAGAGTTCAGCTCCAGCCCCGTGGAAGTCCACCATGTGTGGGGTAACCACGAGTTTTATAACTTCAGTAGGAGCGCGTTGTTGCGTTCAAAGCTCAACAGCACACTACACACCGACAGGAGCTTCAGTGGAGCCCAGGCTGGGGGTGACATCTATGCCTACCACTTCAGCCCGTTCCACGGGTTTAGATTTGTTGTGCTGGATGCCTATGATGTGAGTCTGCTGGGTAGAGACGAGTCCAGTGAGCAGTACAACACTGCTTTGAATTTGATAAAACAGTACAACAACAACGAGGACCTCAACTGTCCCCCAG TGTGTGGGAACCTTGAGCAGAGGTTTACCAAGTTCAATGGTGGGTTCAGTAAGGACCAGCTGGACTGGTTAGACTCTGTTCTGTCCTCGGCTGATGAGAAAGGGGAAAAAGTCACTATTGTCA GTCACCTCCCCGTCCATCCCCACTCCACGGACCCCATCTGCCTGGCTTGGAACTTCGATGAGCTCCTGGACATCATACGGTCCCACTTCAGCGTGGTGTGTTTCATGGCTGGACACGACCATGACGGTGGATACCACCGGGATAAAGACACAGGAGTGCACCACCTGACGTTAGAGGGGGTGATTGAGACTCCACCACACAGCAACGCCTTCGGCACGGTCTCCGTGTATGAGGACAGGATGGTCCTGAAAGGGAAGGGGAGGATCACAGATAGAGAGTTTCTGTTCCCATGA
- the rsph1 gene encoding radial spoke head 1 homolog gives MSDAGSDEFDDERSKLGEYEGDRNEAGERHGVGKAVLPNGDVYQGQYKNGKRHGQGTYRFKNGARYMGDYYQNMKHGQGTFYYPDGSKYEGSWVEDLRQGHGVYTYPNGDTYDGQWLHHMRHGQGIYLYHDTGSKYKGSWVNGKMESAGEYIHSNHRYQSNFVNNYPSGPGKYVFDIGCEQHGEYHQTEQDRAEGEWGELASTTVLKWIPKCITGLTLCTPVKETSAPETEMASAEEEAGN, from the exons ATGTCGGACGCAGGCTCTGATGAGTTTGACGATGAACGCAGCAAACTCGGG GAATATGAAGGAGACAGGAATGAAGCAGGAGAGAGGCATGGAGTCGGTAAAGCTGTTCTGCCCAACGGAGACGTTTATCAGGGACAGTATAAGAACGGCAAAAGACATGGACAG GGAACATATCGCTTCAAGAATGGGGCAAGATATATGGGAGACTATTACCAGAACATGAAACATGGACAAGGCACCTTCTACTATCCAGATGGGTCCAAATATGAAG GGTCATGGGTTGAGGACCTGAGACAGGGTCATGGTGTATACACTTACCCCAACGGAGACACATATGACGGCCAGTGGCTGCATCACATGAG GCATGGCCAGGGCATTTACCTCTACCACGACACTGGCTCAAAGTACAAGGGCTCATGGGTGAATGGCAAGATGGAGTCAGCTGGAGAATACATCCACTCTAACCACAGATACCAAAGTAACTTTGTCAACAATTAT CCGTCTGGTCCAGGGAAGTATGTGTTTGACATTGGGTGTGAGCAACATGGTGAATACCACCAAACAGAGCAG GACAGGGCTGAGGGTGAGTGGGGTGAGCTGGCCTCCACCACCGTTCTCAAGTGGATTCCCAAGTGTATTACTGGCCTGACACTGTGCACTCCAGTTAAAGAGACTTCAG CCCCAGAAACAGAAATGGCttcagcagaggaggaggcaggCAACTGA